A single window of Cryptococcus tetragattii IND107 chromosome 4 map unlocalized Ctg04, whole genome shotgun sequence DNA harbors:
- a CDS encoding 60S ribosomal protein uL6 → MKDISSIESLVVPEGVTVAIKARTVTVEGPRGKLTKNVGHIQMDIQLVKTAKNSKVVFTVWHGARKHVACLRTVKSMVENMITGVTKGFLYKMRLVYAHFPINALPSDDGSALQIRNFLGEKFVRDCPMLEGVKVSLSDVKDEIIIQGNDIEKVSQSAASITDKCRVKDKDIRKFLDGVYVSERTVVVKDE, encoded by the exons ATGAAGgacatctcttccatcgaGTCTTTGGTCGTTCCCGAGGGTGTCACCGTTGCCATCAAGGCCCGAACCGTCACCGTTGAGGGTCCCAGGGGAAAGTTGACCAAGAACGTTGGTCACATCCAGATGGACATCCAGCTC GTTAAGACTGCCAAGAACTCCAAGGTTGTCTTCACTGTCTGGCACGGTGCCCGAAAGCACGTTGCTTGTCTCCGAACCGTTAAGTCTATGGTCGAGAACATGATCACCGGTGTCACCAAG GGCTTCCTCTACAAAATGCGACTCGTTTACGCGCATTTCCCCATCAACGCCCTTCCCAGCGACGATGGCTCCGCCCTCCAGATCCGAAACTTCT TGGGTGAGAAGTTCGTCCGAGACTGCCCTATGCTTGAGGGTGTCAAGGTCTCTCTCTCTGACGTCAAGGATGAGATCATCATCCAGGGCAACGACATTGAGAAGGTTTCCCAGTCTGCTGCTTCCATTACCGACAAGTGCCGAgtgaaggacaaggataTCCGAAAGTTCTTGGACG GTGTCTACGTTTCCGAGCGCACGGTTGTTGTTAAGGATGAGTAG
- a CDS encoding calcium/proton exchanger: protein MSRQNALHEEPSLTDSPLSSPALPDYGPHSSSTPITSNGSPEGTTNSDSTGPRRRQQPSRQVTLDANPPSATRRQTTESARTQRSRAGSRRTSDSLDPNTGLVRRVTTVLFTPPKKVGKAPTYWGSLKAAITSTWLNVLLVFIPIGWALYLAKHNGGKDSISDTAVFCCTFIAIIPLAGLLGFATEEAALRLGQTLGGLLNATLGNAVELIVAILALIKCELQVVQSSLVGSILSNILLVLGMCFFAGGVRFAEQAIKSTAAQLNASLLLIAVIAVLIPSAFHFSISSSTSNTDASELANGEGADLLSMSHAVSILLLILYLGYLVFQMWTHATYYVDDAVTGSTQYPEAVTNVSEKLKFRNFHRKKHDEEEGYSTATTVSDGTVPPSARAEGGEVPATHGPGTAAAETGDRVEHEGEEEEEEEETPQMNVVCTIALMVIDTVLVGVTAEFLVDSINGMVASNPSLSAEWVGLILLPIVGNAAEHFTAVSVSVKDKLDLSISVAVGSSIQIALFVIPVIELLAWTIGKPMTLLFDPYESIVLFLSVLIVNQTLADGRSNWMEGMVLMMLYIIIAVSFWYYPGSSTATLLGCKDSSSVTG from the exons ATGTCTCGCCAAA ACGCCCTTCACGAGGAGCCTTCACTCACCGACTCCCCATTGAGCTCTCCAGCGCTCCCAGACTATGGCCCccattcatcctccacaCCTATTACATCCAACGGCTCACCTGAAGGCACAACCAACTCTGATTCTACTGGACCGCGGCGACGCCAACAACCAAGCAGACAAGTTACGCTTGATGCAAATCCACCCTCCGCCACCAGACGCCAAACGACAGAAAGCGCTCGGACGCAGCGCAGCAGGGCAGGCTCAAGACGGACGTCAGATAGTTTAGATCCCAATACAGGTCTGGTAAGACGGGTTACAACGGTATTGTTTACGCCACCGAAGAAGGTTGGTAAGGCGCCGACATACTGGGGGAGTCTAAAAGCTGCGATAACAAGCACTTGGTT AAACGTTTTGCTTGTGTTTATACCCATCGGATGGGCGCTTTATCTTGCAAAGCATAATGGTGGAAAGGACAGCATCTCTGACACGGCTGTTTTCTGCTGTACCTTTATCGCTATTATCCCTCTGGCCGGTTTGCTCGGGTTTGCCACCGAAGAGGCGGCTTTACGATTAGGACAAACACTTGGTGGTCTGCTCAACGCCACTTTGGGAAATGCCGTCGAGTTGATTGTTGCCATTCTTGCTCTTATCAAG TGCGAGCTGCAAGTCGTGCAATCATCCCTTGTCGGTTCTATCCTAAGTAAtatccttctcgtcctcggCATGTGCTTTTTTGCAGGTGGTGTCCGATTCGCCGAACAAGCTATCAAATCTACCGCCGCCCAACTCAACGCATCTTTACTGCTCATTGCGGTTATCGCCGTGCTCATCCCTTCTGCTTTCCACTTTTCCATCAGCTCGAGTACGAGTAACACGGATGCTAGCGAGCTGGCCAATGGTGAGGGCGCTGATTTGTTGTCGATGAGTCACGCTGTGTCGATCTTGCTTTTGATTTTGTACCTTGGTTATTTGGTCTTCCAAATGTGGACTCACGCC ACTTATTATGTCGATGATGCCGTAACAGGCTCGACCCAGTACCCGGAAGCAGTCACCAACGTCTCTGAAAAACTCAAGTTCCGCAATTTCCACCGTAAGAAGCacgacgaagaggaaggttACTCGACCGCGACGACAGTATCGGATGGTACTGTTCCTCCTAGCGCGCGTGCAGAGGGCGGAGAGGTGCCAGCGACTCACGGTCCTGgaactgctgctgctgagaCTGGGGATCGGGTTGAGCAtgagggcgaagaagaggaagaggaggaagagacgcCGCAAATGAATGTCGTTTGCACTATC GCTTTGATGGTTATTGATACCGTTCTTGTCGGAGTGACCGCCGAGTTCTTGGTCGACAGTATTAATGGTATGGTCGCAAGCAATCCTAGTCTGTCTGCAGAATGGGTCGGTTTAATCTTGCTTCCTATT GTCGGTAATGCAGCGGAGCACTTTACAGCTGTGTCAGTGTCGGTCAAGGACAAGCTGGACCTATCAATCTCCGTTGCT GTGGGATCATCGATTCAAATCGCCTTGTTTGTTATTCCCGTCATCGAACTTCTTGCTTGGACCATTGGCAAGCCTATGACACTTCTTTTCGACC CTTACGAGTCTATCGTGCTTTTCTTGTCTGTATTGATCGTCAACCAAACTTTGGCGGACGGCCGATCAAA TTGGATGGAAGGTATGGTCCTAATGATGCTCtatatcatcatcgctgTATCGTTCTGGTACTACCCC GGATCATCTACAGCCACATTATTAGGCTGTAAAGATTCATCCAGCGTCACTGGCTAG